In one Conger conger chromosome 5, fConCon1.1, whole genome shotgun sequence genomic region, the following are encoded:
- the tmem63a gene encoding CSC1-like protein 1 produces the protein MGSPWWDGSPLLAGNGSVAIDNRSCFTTTESTVLRGVNFGGVPVVLLLDFIVFIVLLGLFTVIRRKLWDYGRLALVADGSGFGETSHRRYGHVSSQGSSGEDHDLETHGFCSWLPFVIRMGEDTIKARCGTDAVHYLSFQRHLIALLTIICVTSVAIILPVNLSGDLLDNDPYSFGRTTIANLQKDNNLLWLHTVFAVLYLILTVVVLRRHTSKIKAVQSNTDRRTLFVCSVPKNANEESIKTHFNEAYPTCRVSEVHLCYDVSRLMYLAKQRKRAEKNLLYYQAILEHDGKREEINPRPCGQLCCCMTRGCEQVDAIDFYCEREAAFLEEMKKQREQVPQSALGMAFVTLHTEAMAAYILKDFNALHCGGASESMPDEEAFRCGCGQEPQPSSGSQALRVTRWRVSYALHPNSIYWENLNLQGVHWWLRCLLLNFFLFFLLFFLTTPSIIITTIDKFNVTKPIHYLNSAVISQFFPTLLLWSFSALLPTVVYYTTLGESHWTRSSENRTMMHKLYFFLLFMVLILPSLGLTSLDVFFRWLFDTKFLSQGKLRFECVFLPDQGAFFVNYVIAAALVGSGMDLLRLPGLLLYTVRMALATSAAERKYIKQNQAYEFEYGVMYGWTQCVFTVIMAYSITCPVIVPFGLLYSILKHLVDKHNLYFAYLPTRLDRQVHLGAVNQAMAAPIICLLWLYFFSVIRTGFMADTSLFTLIVLCVTIFICIGYSCFGHFKYLSPHNYNVKEDGDEPGEDVSAEPSGSVYLPRVLQTSPPSLAPSPARRPAQSYGTLEDNPPPSS, from the exons ATGGGCTCGCCGTGGTGGGATGGGTCCCCCTTGCTTGCGGGCAATGGTTCTGTAGCCATTGACAACAGAAGCTGCTTCACCACGACTGAAAGCACGGTGCTACGTGGGGTCAATTTCGGTGGTGTACCAGTCGTACTGCTGCTGgatttcattgttttcatt GTGCTGCTGGGACTCTTCACGGTCATCAGGAGAAAGCTGTGGGACTATGGCCGCCTGGCGCTGGTTGCTGATGGCAGCGG GTTTGGTGAGACATCGCACCGCCGCTACGGCCATGTGTCGTCCCAAGGCTCCAGCGGTGAAGACCATGATCTGGAGACGCAT GGATTCTGTTCCTGGCTGCCTTTCGTCATCCGTATGGG tgaggaTACTATCAAGGCGAGGTGTGGCACCGATGCTGTGCATTACCTGTCCTTTCAACGCCACCTCATCGCTCTGCTGACCATCATCTGTGTGACGTCTGTTGCCATCATACTGCCAGTCAACCTGTCTGGCGATTTGTTGG ATAATGATCCTTACAGCTTTGGAAGAACCACCATTGCCAATCTTCAGAAGGA TAACAACCTGCTGTGGCTGCACACAGTGTTCGCAGTTCTCTACTTGATCCTCACGGTGGTTGTTCTGAGAAGACACACCTCCAAAATTAAGGCTGTCCAATCAAACACG GACAGAAGAACCCTCTTTGTGTGCTCCGTTCCTAAAAATGCCAATGAGGAGAGCATAAAGACACATTTTAA TGAGGCATACCCTACCTGTCGCGTGTCTGAAGTGCACCTGTGCTATGATGTCTCCAGGCTGATGTACCTGGCGAAACAAAG GAAACGTGCTGAGAAGAACCTGCTGTACTACCAGGCGATTCTGGAGCATGACGGTAAAAGGGAAGAGATTAATCCCCGTCCCTGTGGACAGCTGTGCTGCTGTATGACCCGCGGCTGTGAGCAG GTGGATGCCATTGACTTCTACTGCGAGAGGGAGGCTGCATTCCTGGAGGAGATGAAGAAACAGAGGGAGCAGGTGCCACAGAGCGCACTGGGCATGGCCTTCgtcaccctgcacactgaggCCATGGCTGCTTA TATCCTGAAGGACTTCAACGCCCTGCATTGTGGGGGTGCGTCTGAAAGCATGCCTGATGAAGAGGCGTTTCGATGTGGGTGTGGCCAGGAGCCCCAGCCCTCCTCTGGGAGTCAGGCCCTAAGAGTGACCCGCTGGAGAGTCAGCTACGCCCTCCACCCCAACAGCATATACTG GGAGAACCTGAACCTGCAGGGTGTGCATTGGTGGCTACGCTGTTTGCTGCTCaacttcttccttttcttcctcctctttttccttaCCACGCCCTCAATAATCATCACCACAATTGATAAGTTCAATGTCACCAAGCCAATCCACTACCTCAAT AGTGCAGTGATCAGCCAGTTCTTCCCCACATTGCTGCTGTGGTCCTTTTCTGCTCTGCTGCCCACAGTGGTTTACTACACCACTCTGGGGGAGTCTCACTGGACCAG GTCGAGTGAGAACAGGACCATGATGCACAAACTCTACTTTTTCCTCCTTTTCATGGTGCTGATATTGCCCTCATTGGGGCTTACCAG TTTGGACGTCTTCTTTCGATGGCTGTTTGACACCAAGTTTTTGTCTCAAGGAAAGCTGAGGTTTGA ATGTGTATTCCTGCCGGATCAGGGGGCATTCTTTGTGAACTATGTCATCGCGGCAGCGCTGGTTGGGTCTGGGATGGATCTGCTGCGTCTGCCGGGACTGCTGCTGTATACCGTGCGCATGGCCCTGGCCACCTCAGCCGCAGAGAGGAAATACATCAAACAG AATCAGGCCTACGAGTTTGAGTATGGGGTCATGTACGGCTGGACTCAGTGCGTCTTTACCGTCATCATGGCCTACAGCATCACCTGTCCTGTTATTGTGCCCTTTG GTCTACTGTACTCCATACTCAAGCACCTGGTGGACAAGCACAACCTCTACTTCGCCTACCTCCCCACTCGCCTGGACAGACAGGTGCACTTGGGCGCGGTCAACCAGGCCATGGCCGCTCCGATAATCTGCCTGCTCTGGCTCTACTTCTTCTCCGTCATTCGCACAG GGTTCATGGCGGACACTTCTCTCTTCACCTTAATCGTTCTCTGTGTGACCATCTTCATCTGCATCGGCTACTCCTGCTTCGGGCACTTCAAGTACCTGAGTCCCCACAACTACAAT GTTAAGGAAGATGGCGATGAGCCTGGAGAAGACGTATCAGCGGAACCTTC